A window from Streptomyces sp. NBC_00299 encodes these proteins:
- a CDS encoding FAD-dependent oxidoreductase, with protein MISEADILVVGGGLGGVAAALAACRAGRSVVLTEETDWIGGQLTSQAVPPDEHPWVEQFGTTATYRRLREEIRRYYRHWYPLRAEALALTELNPGAGRVSKLCHEPRVALAVLEGMLAPHRAAGRLTVLTEHRPVCAEADNDVVRAVTLQDLRDGTRRTLTARYVLDATETGELLHLAGVEHANGAEARAEFDEPHAPDEAQPDNQQGITVCFALSHHEGEDHTIDRPEDYDFWRGYRPSFWPGPLLGFEAPDPRTLEPVPRTFVPNPELDPLGVSADQSADAGDKELWGFRRILARKLHTPGAFDSDITLVNWPLNDYWLKPYIGQEAEALCEARQLSLSLLYWLQTEAPRPDGGTGFPGLRIRPDVTGTADGLAKAAYVRESRRIKAVTTVTEHDVAIDLVGPYGGTRHRDPVGVGGYRIDLHPSTGGDNYVDIGSVPFEIPLGALVPRRVRNLLPAGKNIGTTHITNGCYRLHPVEWNVGEVAGALAAHCVAENVEPHQVQAEDKRFEEFARLLDRDGVPRHWPDVRGY; from the coding sequence GTGATATCCGAAGCAGACATCCTCGTCGTGGGCGGCGGCCTCGGTGGCGTGGCCGCCGCACTCGCCGCCTGCCGGGCGGGACGCAGCGTCGTGCTGACCGAGGAGACGGACTGGATCGGCGGCCAGCTCACCAGCCAGGCCGTACCGCCCGACGAGCACCCGTGGGTGGAGCAGTTCGGCACGACCGCCACGTACCGGCGGCTGCGCGAGGAGATCCGGCGGTACTACCGCCACTGGTACCCGCTGCGGGCCGAGGCGCTGGCGCTCACCGAACTCAACCCGGGAGCGGGCCGCGTCAGCAAGCTCTGCCACGAACCCCGGGTCGCCCTTGCCGTCCTGGAGGGCATGCTCGCGCCCCACCGTGCGGCGGGCCGGCTGACCGTACTCACCGAGCACCGGCCGGTCTGCGCCGAGGCCGACAACGATGTCGTACGGGCGGTGACCCTGCAGGATCTGCGTGACGGGACGCGTCGCACCCTCACCGCGCGCTACGTCCTGGACGCCACCGAGACCGGCGAACTCCTCCACCTCGCGGGCGTCGAGCACGCGAACGGGGCCGAGGCGCGCGCCGAGTTCGACGAGCCGCACGCCCCCGACGAGGCCCAGCCCGACAACCAGCAGGGCATCACGGTCTGCTTCGCGCTCTCCCACCACGAGGGCGAGGACCACACGATCGACCGGCCCGAGGACTACGACTTCTGGCGCGGCTACCGGCCCTCGTTCTGGCCCGGTCCGCTGCTCGGCTTCGAGGCGCCCGACCCGCGCACGCTGGAGCCGGTGCCGCGGACCTTCGTACCGAATCCCGAACTCGACCCGCTCGGCGTCTCCGCCGACCAGAGCGCCGACGCCGGCGACAAGGAACTGTGGGGCTTTCGCCGGATCCTCGCCCGCAAGCTGCACACGCCGGGCGCCTTCGATTCCGACATCACGCTCGTCAACTGGCCGCTCAACGACTACTGGCTCAAGCCGTACATCGGCCAGGAGGCCGAAGCGCTATGCGAGGCACGGCAGTTGTCGCTGTCGCTGCTGTACTGGCTGCAGACCGAGGCACCGCGCCCGGACGGCGGCACCGGCTTCCCCGGCCTGCGGATCCGCCCGGACGTGACCGGCACGGCGGACGGCCTGGCCAAGGCGGCGTACGTCCGCGAGTCCCGCCGTATCAAGGCCGTCACCACGGTCACCGAGCACGACGTCGCGATCGACCTGGTCGGCCCGTACGGCGGCACCCGGCACCGGGACCCCGTCGGCGTGGGCGGTTACCGCATCGATCTGCATCCCTCGACCGGCGGCGACAACTACGTCGACATCGGCTCGGTGCCCTTCGAGATCCCCCTCGGGGCGCTGGTGCCGCGACGCGTCCGCAATCTGCTGCCCGCGGGCAAGAACATCGGCACCACGCACATCACCAACGGCTGCTACCGGCTCCACCCGGTGGAGTGGAACGTCGGCGAGGTCGCCGGTGCGCTGGCCGCCCACTGCGTGGCCGAGAACGTCGAGCCGCACCAGGTGCAGGCGGAGGACAAGCGGTTCGAGGAGTTCG
- a CDS encoding LacI family DNA-binding transcriptional regulator, with translation MEPRKRPGRPPAPAGRTSRPRQAEVARLAGVSQATVSLVLSPKPDGKGRLISEETRQRVLEAARSLGYVPDPAARRLAAARNNLLGVFSFTATFPTDVQHSYYPFLVGVEREAAALGYDLVLFTGSSTGGAGATGPEALSRVRLADGCLFIGRHTPRAELKRLVEDGFPVVHLGRREELEGVAWVGADYVRATRDVVGHLAELGHRRIVLVREDDDASASTDRQRGFLEGLEAAGLPTGPTSVFRSADPQRELTRERLRAWADEGVTAFIAEETDTGAAWRGLLSAVREAGLDCPAEVSLALLGSPPADLANEPVPTGFDIPRPQLGAAAVRLLAALVAGEEAHEPLVGCAFRPGPTTGPPPARP, from the coding sequence GTGGAACCCAGGAAGCGCCCCGGACGTCCCCCCGCTCCGGCCGGACGTACGTCACGACCCCGGCAGGCCGAGGTGGCTCGGCTCGCAGGGGTCTCGCAGGCGACCGTGTCCCTGGTGCTCTCCCCGAAGCCGGACGGGAAAGGACGCCTCATCTCCGAGGAGACCCGCCAACGGGTCCTGGAAGCGGCCCGCAGTCTCGGCTACGTGCCCGATCCGGCCGCCCGGCGGCTGGCCGCCGCCCGCAACAACCTCCTCGGCGTCTTCAGCTTCACCGCCACGTTCCCCACCGACGTGCAGCACTCGTACTACCCCTTCCTGGTCGGCGTGGAGCGCGAGGCGGCGGCACTCGGTTACGACCTGGTGCTGTTCACCGGGTCGAGCACGGGTGGCGCGGGGGCCACGGGTCCCGAAGCCCTGAGCCGGGTCCGGCTCGCGGACGGCTGTCTGTTCATCGGTCGGCATACCCCCCGGGCGGAGCTCAAGCGGCTGGTCGAGGACGGTTTCCCGGTCGTGCACCTGGGCCGCCGCGAGGAGTTGGAGGGCGTGGCCTGGGTGGGCGCGGACTATGTCCGAGCCACCCGTGACGTCGTGGGTCATCTGGCCGAGTTGGGGCATCGACGGATCGTCCTCGTCCGCGAGGACGACGACGCATCCGCTTCGACGGACCGTCAGCGCGGCTTCCTGGAGGGGCTGGAGGCGGCAGGCCTGCCCACCGGGCCCACGTCCGTCTTCCGGTCCGCTGATCCGCAGCGGGAGCTCACGCGAGAACGGCTGCGTGCCTGGGCCGACGAGGGCGTGACGGCCTTCATCGCGGAGGAGACCGACACCGGGGCCGCCTGGCGAGGCCTGCTCTCCGCCGTGCGTGAGGCGGGCCTCGACTGCCCGGCCGAGGTGTCCCTCGCCCTGCTCGGCAGCCCGCCCGCCGATCTGGCGAACGAGCCCGTACCGACCGGATTCGATATCCCCCGGCCGCAGTTGGGCGCCGCTGCCGTACGTCTGCTGGCCGCCCTCGTCGCGGGCGAGGAGGCGCACGAGCCGCTCGTCGGCTGTGCCTTCCGCCCCGGTCCGACGACCGGACCGCCGCCTGCCCGGCCCTGA
- a CDS encoding SDR family oxidoreductase, translating to MRSRSSPLAGRTVAVTGAARGVGAALSHEIARRGARVALLGHEKAALETVAESLPGPALAVEVDVTDLVALVAAAHTVRARLGRPSAVVANAGISEGGPFLASDPAAWRRVIDVNLTGSAHTARAFLPDLFDTAGYFLQIASLASIGAVPLMSSYCASKAGAEAFAHALQTEVAHRGVAVGIAYLNWTDTAMIRDADQYAALRELRAHMPPPVDRVHDVETVAARLVRGLERRRTAVYAPAWLRLTQPVRAALPPVVLRVSRRLLPRMEAAQPVEYTGPLGAGGLADQAASRRNP from the coding sequence GTGCGCAGCAGGAGCAGCCCGCTCGCCGGCCGTACGGTCGCCGTCACCGGCGCCGCCCGGGGTGTGGGCGCGGCGCTGTCACACGAGATAGCCCGGCGCGGCGCCCGAGTCGCGCTGCTCGGCCACGAGAAGGCCGCCCTGGAGACGGTGGCGGAGTCCCTGCCGGGCCCCGCGCTGGCCGTCGAGGTCGACGTCACCGACCTCGTCGCCCTGGTTGCCGCGGCCCACACGGTGCGGGCCCGACTGGGGCGCCCCTCCGCCGTGGTGGCGAACGCGGGTATCTCCGAGGGCGGTCCGTTCCTCGCCTCGGACCCGGCGGCCTGGCGGCGTGTCATCGACGTCAACCTCACCGGCAGCGCCCACACCGCCCGCGCGTTCCTGCCGGACCTCTTCGACACAGCGGGGTACTTCCTCCAGATCGCCTCGCTGGCGTCGATCGGCGCCGTCCCCCTGATGAGTTCCTACTGCGCATCCAAGGCGGGGGCGGAGGCCTTTGCACACGCCCTGCAAACGGAGGTGGCGCACCGGGGGGTCGCCGTGGGCATCGCGTATCTGAACTGGACGGACACCGCCATGATCCGCGACGCCGACCAGTACGCCGCCCTGCGTGAACTGCGCGCCCACATGCCCCCGCCGGTTGACCGGGTACACGACGTGGAGACGGTCGCCGCCCGCCTGGTGAGGGGTCTGGAACGCCGCCGTACGGCCGTGTACGCCCCCGCATGGCTGCGTCTGACCCAGCCGGTGCGAGCGGCGCTGCCACCCGTCGTGCTGCGTGTGTCGCGCCGCCTGCTGCCCCGCATGGAGGCCGCGCAACCCGTCGAGTACACCGGGCCACTCGGCGCAGGTGGCCTGGCCGACCAGGCGGCCTCCCGGCGCAATCCGTGA
- a CDS encoding DUF2945 domain-containing protein → MAKRAKNAKGTSGGDKGKQLAQGDEVTWNSHGSTTEGTVERRITRRTEAAGRAVDASSEDPRYEVRSARSGRSAVHKPSALRKK, encoded by the coding sequence ATGGCGAAGAGGGCGAAGAACGCCAAGGGGACGAGCGGCGGGGACAAGGGCAAGCAGCTCGCCCAGGGCGACGAGGTCACCTGGAACAGCCACGGCAGCACCACGGAAGGCACAGTCGAGCGGAGGATCACCCGACGCACCGAGGCCGCCGGCCGCGCCGTGGACGCCTCGTCCGAGGATCCGCGGTACGAGGTGCGCAGCGCCCGCTCGGGCAGGTCGGCGGTGCACAAGCCGTCCGCACTGCGCAAGAAGTGA
- a CDS encoding VOC family protein produces the protein MSSIKQFQVTFDCAEPERVARFWCEVLGYVLPKPPEGFATWDDYNHSLPPEDRGAWAACIDPSGVGPRLFFQRVPEGKVVKNRVHLDVRVGTGLVGEERLAALEAECARLIPLGAVRVQLLPADDENESCIAMQDLEGNEFCID, from the coding sequence ATGTCATCGATCAAGCAGTTCCAAGTCACCTTTGACTGCGCAGAACCCGAGCGAGTTGCTCGCTTTTGGTGCGAGGTACTGGGGTACGTCCTGCCGAAGCCGCCGGAGGGGTTCGCCACTTGGGACGATTACAACCACTCGCTGCCTCCTGAGGACCGGGGTGCATGGGCCGCCTGCATTGATCCCTCGGGTGTCGGCCCGCGACTGTTCTTTCAGCGCGTTCCCGAAGGGAAGGTCGTCAAGAATCGGGTTCATCTCGACGTGCGGGTCGGCACCGGACTGGTGGGTGAAGAGCGCCTCGCCGCGCTTGAGGCCGAGTGCGCACGCCTGATCCCGCTCGGCGCGGTTCGCGTGCAGCTCCTGCCTGCCGATGACGAGAACGAGTCCTGCATCGCGATGCAGGACCTGGAGGGCAACGAGTTCTGTATCGACTGA
- a CDS encoding MFS transporter — MDRTAAIRKLPRVSTLRDRLTVPVLAFGGILMAVMQTVVVPLLPDLPRLTGASAGTVSWMVTATLLSGAVLTPVLGRAGDMYGKRRVLMSALGLMTLGSVVCALTSDIGVLIAARTLSGAAAAVVPLSISILRDELPPERRGSAVALMSATVGTGAALGLPLAAVIVQYANWHTMFWVTSALGVAGVTLVWWAVRESPVRQPGRFDVPGTLGLAGGLVCLLLGVSQGGQWGWGSARVVGLFAGAVVVLALWCRQQLRTKEPLVDLRLVAEPRVGLSHVAALLAGFAFYANTLVTAQLVQAPTATGYGLGLSIVATGLCLLPSGVVMLLLSPVSARISAARGPRVTLALGAAVIAAGYAVRIADSRDLWMIITGATIVATGTTLAYSALPTLILRAVPAEQTTSANGVNVLMRTIGQAGSSAAVAAVLVHHTGSVGGAPVPTLHGYQLAFAIAGVVALGAAAAALCIPGDPAQAVTEGPERTGDSPRGARDEAMEGA; from the coding sequence ATGGACCGGACCGCCGCGATACGCAAGCTGCCCCGCGTGAGCACCCTCCGAGACCGGCTCACCGTGCCGGTGCTCGCGTTCGGCGGCATCCTCATGGCCGTCATGCAGACCGTGGTCGTGCCCCTGCTGCCCGACCTGCCCCGGCTGACCGGCGCCTCGGCGGGCACGGTCTCGTGGATGGTCACGGCCACTCTGCTGTCCGGCGCGGTCCTCACCCCGGTGCTGGGTCGGGCCGGCGACATGTACGGCAAGCGGCGGGTCCTGATGTCGGCTCTGGGGCTGATGACCCTGGGCTCGGTCGTGTGTGCCCTGACCTCCGACATCGGAGTGCTGATCGCCGCACGGACGCTGTCCGGAGCGGCCGCCGCGGTCGTCCCGTTGTCCATCAGCATCCTGCGCGACGAGCTGCCGCCGGAGCGCCGGGGATCGGCCGTGGCGCTGATGAGCGCCACCGTCGGCACCGGCGCCGCGCTGGGCCTGCCGCTGGCAGCCGTGATCGTGCAGTACGCGAACTGGCACACCATGTTCTGGGTGACCAGCGCCCTCGGCGTGGCGGGCGTGACGCTGGTCTGGTGGGCGGTACGGGAATCGCCGGTGCGACAGCCGGGCCGGTTCGACGTTCCCGGCACGCTGGGCCTGGCCGGCGGGCTGGTGTGTCTGCTGCTGGGGGTGTCCCAGGGCGGGCAGTGGGGCTGGGGCAGCGCACGGGTCGTAGGCCTGTTCGCCGGAGCCGTCGTCGTGCTCGCCCTGTGGTGCAGGCAGCAGCTGCGAACGAAGGAGCCGCTGGTGGACCTGCGGCTGGTGGCCGAGCCCAGGGTCGGCCTGTCTCATGTGGCCGCCCTGCTCGCCGGGTTCGCGTTCTACGCCAACACCCTCGTCACCGCCCAGCTGGTGCAGGCCCCCACGGCCACCGGGTACGGACTGGGGCTGTCCATCGTCGCCACCGGCCTGTGTCTGCTGCCCAGCGGAGTCGTCATGCTCCTGCTGTCGCCCGTCTCCGCCCGGATCTCCGCCGCACGCGGGCCGCGTGTCACGCTCGCGCTCGGGGCCGCGGTGATCGCCGCCGGCTACGCGGTCCGTATCGCCGACAGCCGCGACCTGTGGATGATCATCACGGGAGCCACGATCGTCGCCACCGGGACCACCCTCGCCTACTCGGCGCTGCCCACGCTCATCCTGCGAGCCGTGCCTGCCGAGCAGACCACATCCGCCAACGGCGTCAACGTCCTGATGCGGACGATCGGCCAGGCCGGCTCCAGCGCGGCCGTGGCCGCCGTCCTCGTGCACCACACCGGTTCGGTCGGTGGCGCGCCGGTGCCCACCCTGCACGGCTACCAGCTGGCGTTCGCGATAGCGGGCGTGGTCGCCCTCGGAGCCGCGGCCGCGGCGCTGTGCATCCCCGGCGACCCCGCACAGGCGGTCACGGAAGGGCCGGAGCGAACCGGCGACAGCCCCCGGGGCGCGCGCGACGAGGCGATGGAGGGAGCATGA
- a CDS encoding TetR/AcrR family transcriptional regulator, which produces MSAVSTPPVTPGPARRDAESTRAAILRAARYLLARHAHADITLKAVADRAGVSPPLILKYFGNKDTLFAQVMSFEADADALLAAPLPELGPHMVRHVLVSQSEQGADPLLRIVFAPLHGEQGDILRANFRTQVTDRIAARLTGPDAGLRAELAVATLLGLGVMYGIARGTEMRASTVDALVDRYAPAVQAYLTP; this is translated from the coding sequence ATGAGTGCCGTGAGCACTCCACCCGTCACGCCCGGACCGGCCCGCAGGGACGCCGAGTCGACCAGGGCGGCCATCCTCCGGGCGGCCCGCTATCTGCTGGCCCGGCACGCCCACGCCGACATCACGCTCAAGGCTGTCGCCGACCGCGCCGGGGTGAGCCCGCCGCTGATCCTGAAGTACTTCGGCAACAAGGACACGCTGTTCGCCCAGGTCATGTCCTTCGAGGCCGACGCCGACGCGCTGCTGGCCGCACCACTCCCGGAACTCGGCCCGCACATGGTCCGGCACGTGCTGGTCAGCCAGTCCGAGCAGGGCGCCGACCCGCTGCTGCGGATCGTGTTCGCGCCCCTGCACGGCGAGCAGGGCGACATCCTGCGCGCCAACTTCCGCACCCAGGTCACCGACCGCATCGCCGCCCGCCTCACCGGCCCCGACGCGGGCCTGCGCGCCGAACTGGCCGTGGCCACCCTGCTGGGTCTGGGCGTGATGTACGGCATCGCCCGCGGCACCGAGATGCGAGCGAGCACGGTCGACGCCTTGGTCGACCGGTACGCGCCGGCGGTGCAGGCGTATCTCACGCCGTGA
- a CDS encoding dienelactone hydrolase family protein: MLTKMLHIPTADGRADAFAACPDRGERHPGVLMYADGFGIRPVVREMACELAGHGYYVLVPNFFYRHGPAPVIELPEFIGEEARPAVFAQLMPLIEAHTAERALSDADACLRFLTAQPEVAAGPVAVTGYCIGGLLAMRTAAAHPDQVGAVAGFHGPVGADGPDSLRRLLSTLTAQVHLGHAETDLTPEALGELNRALDAAGISYTSEIYPGTVHGFTMSDTDAFNPGALQRHWDRLLPLLDRTLTVRGATATD, translated from the coding sequence ATGCTCACCAAGATGTTGCACATTCCCACCGCGGACGGCCGGGCCGACGCTTTCGCCGCCTGCCCCGACCGTGGCGAGCGGCACCCAGGGGTGCTGATGTACGCGGACGGCTTCGGCATCCGGCCCGTGGTGCGGGAGATGGCCTGCGAACTGGCCGGGCACGGGTACTACGTGCTGGTCCCCAACTTCTTCTACCGGCACGGGCCGGCGCCGGTGATCGAACTTCCCGAGTTCATCGGAGAAGAGGCCCGGCCCGCGGTCTTCGCCCAGCTGATGCCTCTGATCGAGGCGCACACCGCCGAACGTGCCCTGAGCGACGCGGATGCCTGTCTCAGGTTCCTCACCGCCCAGCCCGAGGTGGCCGCCGGACCGGTCGCGGTGACCGGCTACTGCATAGGCGGCCTCCTGGCGATGCGCACCGCCGCTGCCCACCCTGACCAGGTGGGCGCCGTCGCCGGATTCCACGGCCCCGTGGGCGCCGACGGGCCCGACAGCCTGCGTCGTCTCCTCTCGACGCTCACCGCCCAGGTCCACCTCGGCCACGCCGAGACCGACTTGACTCCCGAGGCGCTCGGCGAGCTCAACCGGGCCCTGGACGCCGCGGGCATCAGCTACACCTCCGAGATCTACCCCGGCACCGTCCACGGCTTCACCATGTCCGACACCGACGCCTTCAACCCCGGTGCGCTGCAGCGCCATTGGGACCGCCTGCTGCCCCTCCTCGATCGCACCCTCACCGTCCGGGGAGCCACTGCCACGGACTGA